One genomic segment of Coffea arabica cultivar ET-39 chromosome 6e, Coffea Arabica ET-39 HiFi, whole genome shotgun sequence includes these proteins:
- the LOC113697312 gene encoding photosystem II 5 kDa protein, chloroplastic-like produces MASMTMTASFLGGSAITKPLPTAAAGRRGALVVKASKVSEGEKMVMNNKEEGSNGRRDLVFAVAAAAACTLAKAAMADGIEPKRGSLEAKKKYAPICVTMPTARICHK; encoded by the coding sequence ATGGCTTCCATGACCATGACAGCCTCATTCCTCGGTGGCTCAGCCATCACCAAGCCACTTCCCACCGCTGCGGCCGGTCGCCGGGGAGCCCTAGTGGTCAAGGCTTCAAAGGTGTCTGAGGGTGAGAAGATGGTGATGAACAACAAGGAAGAAGGCAGCAACGGAAGGAGGGATTTGGTGTTTGCTGTTGCGGCTGCTGCTGCATGCACCCTTGCTAAAGCTGCCATGGCCGATGGGATAGAGCCAAAGCGTGGAAGTCTTGAAGCCAAGAAGAAATATGCACCTATTTGTGTCACAATGCCTACTGCCAGAATCTGCCACAAATGA